In Candidatus Promineifilum breve, one genomic interval encodes:
- a CDS encoding 1,4-dihydroxy-2-naphthoate polyprenyltransferase → MSSATATTNRFNIWVSAMRPRTLPLAIASIIMGTGLAAADGSFDWLVALLCVLTAILLQILSNLANDYGDSLHGADHAERQGPKRAVQSGHVSPAAMRRAIGLAALLSVVSGLALLWLAFGAGAFSSTVIFIVLGAAAIGAAITYTAGKMPYGYAGFGDLAVLIFFGWVGVIGSYFVQTGRFTPSLLLPATACGLLAVAVLNVNNIRDMDSDRLAGKRSLPVRLGLRRARRYHWALLVSATLLAAVYCLIHFTSLWQFLFLLATPALYRNGAAISRTDALPTLNPWLKQMSLAALLFVILFSAGQILAAVL, encoded by the coding sequence ATGTCTTCAGCCACCGCTACGACGAACCGGTTCAATATCTGGGTCAGCGCCATGCGCCCACGCACGTTGCCCCTGGCCATTGCCAGCATTATCATGGGCACCGGTCTGGCCGCGGCCGACGGTTCGTTCGATTGGCTCGTGGCCCTGCTGTGCGTCCTGACGGCCATCTTGCTCCAAATCCTGTCGAACCTCGCCAACGATTACGGCGATTCGCTCCACGGCGCCGACCATGCTGAGCGTCAGGGGCCGAAGCGCGCCGTGCAGAGCGGCCACGTCTCGCCGGCGGCCATGCGGCGGGCCATCGGCCTGGCCGCGCTCTTGTCGGTCGTTTCCGGTCTGGCCTTGCTGTGGTTGGCCTTCGGAGCCGGCGCTTTTTCCTCGACCGTCATTTTTATCGTCCTGGGCGCGGCGGCCATTGGCGCGGCCATCACCTATACCGCCGGCAAAATGCCCTATGGCTACGCCGGGTTCGGTGACCTGGCCGTGTTGATCTTCTTCGGCTGGGTTGGTGTCATCGGCAGCTACTTTGTGCAGACCGGCCGTTTCACCCCGTCGCTGCTGCTGCCGGCTACGGCCTGCGGCTTGCTGGCCGTGGCCGTGCTCAATGTGAATAACATCCGCGACATGGACTCGGACCGCCTGGCCGGCAAGCGCTCGCTGCCGGTGCGGCTGGGCTTGCGCCGGGCGCGCCGCTATCATTGGGCGCTGCTGGTTTCGGCTACGCTGCTGGCCGCCGTCTATTGCCTGATCCATTTCACGTCTCTGTGGCAATTCCTGTTTCTCCTGGCGACGCCCGCGCTCTATCGCAACGGCGCGGCCATCAGCCGGACGGATGCCCTACCGACCCTCAACCCGTGGCTCAAGCAGATGTCGCTGGCGGCGCTGCTGTTCGTCATCCTGTTCAGCGCCGGTCAAATCTTGGCCGCCGTCCTCTGA
- a CDS encoding NUDIX domain-containing protein has product MSQPSRPFQTLSSRIVWACPWYRVRQDTILTPDGRSGEYNVVEKADAVWIVPVTPEGEIVMVYQYRYTIDTWCWEVPAGSLEAGQTLEEAARLELWQEVGGVAAQLEYVGRFYLANGICNEVGHIFLATGVVLGEPRHEPAEVMSVHRHPATKALDMARSGQISDGPSALALLLCAERLATLQPEQAVRPGGF; this is encoded by the coding sequence ATGAGCCAACCATCGCGCCCCTTCCAAACGCTCAGCAGCCGCATCGTCTGGGCCTGCCCCTGGTACCGGGTGCGGCAGGATACCATCCTCACGCCCGACGGCCGGTCGGGCGAATATAACGTCGTCGAGAAAGCCGACGCGGTGTGGATCGTGCCCGTGACGCCGGAGGGGGAGATCGTCATGGTCTACCAGTATCGCTATACCATCGATACGTGGTGCTGGGAAGTACCGGCCGGCAGCCTGGAGGCCGGGCAGACGCTGGAGGAGGCGGCCCGTCTGGAACTGTGGCAGGAAGTGGGCGGCGTGGCGGCGCAATTGGAGTACGTCGGCCGTTTCTATCTGGCGAACGGCATCTGCAATGAGGTCGGCCACATCTTTCTGGCGACCGGCGTCGTGCTGGGCGAGCCGCGCCACGAGCCGGCCGAGGTGATGAGTGTCCATCGCCATCCAGCCACCAAGGCGCTGGACATGGCCCGGTCGGGGCAGATCAGTGATGGCCCGTCGGCCCTGGCCCTGTTGCTCTGCGCCGAGCGGCTGGCCACCCTCCAGCCGGAGCAGGCTGTCAGACCAGGTGGGTTTTGA
- a CDS encoding YbhB/YbcL family Raf kinase inhibitor-like protein: MELTILSFADGGPIPAEFAMGIPNETGQATFGPNRSPHLQWRGEPAGTRSFALICTDRDAPSVRDDANQPGRTVPHALPRADFYHWVLIDIPADVHELPAGCDCEGVTARGKAVGPTAYGTRGINSYTSWFAGDADLEGDYGGYDGPFPPWNDERIHHYHFVLYALDEATLGLGGAFDGGDALLAMRGHVLDSAEWVGTYAIYPHAQP; this comes from the coding sequence GTGGAACTGACTATTCTATCCTTCGCTGACGGCGGCCCCATCCCGGCCGAGTTCGCCATGGGCATCCCCAACGAGACGGGCCAGGCCACCTTCGGCCCCAACCGCAGCCCGCACCTGCAATGGCGTGGCGAGCCGGCGGGCACGCGGTCGTTTGCCCTCATCTGCACCGACCGCGACGCGCCCTCGGTGCGCGACGACGCCAACCAGCCCGGCCGCACCGTCCCCCACGCCCTGCCGCGGGCCGACTTCTATCATTGGGTACTGATCGACATCCCCGCCGACGTCCACGAACTGCCGGCCGGCTGCGATTGCGAAGGCGTCACCGCGCGCGGCAAGGCCGTCGGCCCGACCGCCTACGGCACACGCGGCATCAACAGCTATACCAGTTGGTTCGCCGGCGACGCCGATCTGGAAGGCGACTATGGCGGCTATGATGGGCCGTTCCCGCCCTGGAATGACGAGCGCATCCACCATTATCACTTCGTCCTCTACGCGCTGGACGAGGCGACGCTGGGGCTGGGCGGCGCGTTCGACGGCGGCGACGCGCTGCTGGCGATGCGCGGCCACGTGCTGGACTCGGCTGAATGGGTCGGCACGTATGCCATCTACCCCCATGCACAGCCATAA
- the menB gene encoding 1,4-dihydroxy-2-naphthoyl-CoA synthase, protein MTDWQVVKEYSDITYHKADGMARIAFNRPESRNAFRPLTIDEMIDAFRHVWMDQEVGVVLLTGNGPAEDGKYAFCSGGDQRVRGHAGYVGDDGVARLNVLELQRIIRTMPKPVIALVAGYAVGGGHVLHVICDLTIAADNAIFGQTGPKVGSFDGGFGSSYLASIVGQKKAREIWYLCRQYNAAEASEMGLVNKVVPVEQLEAEGIAWAQEIVAKSPIAIRFLKAGFNADLDGQTGLQVLAGDATMLYYMTEEGREGKEAFLEKRKPDFQQYPWRP, encoded by the coding sequence ATGACCGACTGGCAAGTCGTCAAGGAATACAGCGACATCACCTATCACAAGGCCGACGGCATGGCCCGGATCGCCTTCAACCGGCCCGAATCGCGCAATGCCTTTCGGCCGCTGACCATCGATGAGATGATCGACGCCTTCCGCCATGTGTGGATGGATCAGGAAGTCGGCGTCGTCCTGCTGACCGGCAACGGCCCGGCCGAGGATGGCAAGTACGCCTTCTGCTCCGGCGGCGACCAGCGCGTGCGCGGCCATGCCGGCTACGTGGGCGACGACGGCGTGGCTCGGCTCAACGTGCTGGAACTGCAACGCATCATCCGCACCATGCCCAAGCCGGTGATCGCCCTGGTGGCCGGCTATGCCGTCGGCGGCGGCCACGTGCTCCACGTCATCTGCGATCTGACCATCGCCGCCGACAACGCCATCTTCGGCCAGACCGGGCCAAAGGTCGGCAGCTTCGACGGCGGCTTCGGCTCCAGCTATCTGGCGTCCATCGTGGGCCAGAAGAAAGCGCGCGAAATCTGGTATCTCTGCCGCCAGTATAACGCCGCCGAAGCCTCGGAGATGGGCCTGGTCAACAAGGTCGTGCCCGTCGAGCAACTGGAGGCGGAAGGCATCGCCTGGGCGCAAGAGATTGTGGCCAAAAGCCCCATCGCCATCCGCTTCCTGAAGGCCGGCTTCAACGCCGACCTCGACGGCCAGACCGGCCTGCAAGTATTGGCCGGCGACGCGACTATGCTCTACTACATGACCGAGGAAGGGCGCGAGGGCAAGGAAGCTTTCCTGGAGAAAAGAAAGCCCGACTTCCAGCAATACCCCTGGCGGCCGTAA
- a CDS encoding universal stress protein — MAQRKMKVWEMMDRPLDAELPPADEPLPPVVDRPRRSIDRILVALDASANSREALATAVNLAATLRSELHGIFVEDINLLRLAELPFAREIQFADTGLRQLEMESLQRRLRARAAILRHEVEELSGEHKLTSTFSVIRGPVEKELLAAALETDLLAVGRLGHSLLNRLGMGSTARALAARAASAVLLVKSDVAAGPIIALYDGSATGLRALRLAAELAEQGGDLRVLLWASDEEEAFERREFAAQLLEESGVEAQIQHLSGDLPLRVLQWVNRQKGNLLLLGGGDNHLPPDIFSLLLDEAEQHILVIK, encoded by the coding sequence ATGGCGCAACGAAAGATGAAGGTGTGGGAGATGATGGATCGGCCGCTTGACGCTGAACTCCCGCCGGCCGACGAGCCTTTGCCCCCTGTGGTCGATCGGCCGCGCCGGTCGATCGACCGCATCCTGGTGGCCCTCGATGCCTCGGCCAACAGCCGCGAAGCCCTGGCGACGGCCGTTAATCTGGCGGCTACCCTCCGCTCCGAGCTGCACGGCATCTTCGTGGAGGACATCAACCTGCTACGGTTGGCCGAACTGCCCTTCGCCCGCGAAATCCAGTTCGCCGATACGGGCCTGCGGCAACTGGAGATGGAAAGCCTGCAACGCCGGTTAAGGGCGCGGGCGGCCATTCTGCGCCACGAGGTGGAAGAGTTGAGCGGCGAGCACAAGCTGACGTCCACCTTCAGCGTCATCCGTGGCCCGGTGGAGAAAGAGCTGCTGGCCGCGGCGTTGGAGACCGATCTGCTGGCCGTGGGGCGGCTGGGACATTCGCTGTTGAACCGGCTGGGGATGGGATCAACGGCGCGCGCGCTGGCCGCCCGCGCTGCCTCGGCCGTGCTGCTGGTCAAGTCCGACGTGGCCGCCGGGCCGATCATCGCCCTGTATGATGGGTCGGCCACCGGATTGCGGGCGTTGCGGCTGGCGGCCGAGTTGGCCGAGCAGGGCGGCGATCTGCGCGTCCTCCTGTGGGCATCGGACGAGGAAGAGGCGTTCGAGCGCCGCGAATTCGCCGCCCAATTGCTGGAAGAATCCGGCGTCGAGGCCCAAATTCAGCACCTGTCCGGCGATTTGCCGCTACGGGTGTTGCAATGGGTGAACCGCCAAAAGGGCAATCTGTTGCTGCTGGGCGGCGGCGACAACCATCTCCCGCCGGACATCTTCAGCCTGCTGCTGGACGAGGCCGAACAGCACATCCTGGTGATTAAGTAA
- the uvrC gene encoding excinuclease ABC subunit UvrC: protein MSYKPSERISELLGNLPTKAGVYLHKDADGNVLYVGKAINLRSRVRSYFHSNVDSIKTLRLRRQIADIEVITTETELEALLLEMNLIKQHKPQFNVRLKDDKRYPYIKVHWADPFPKVTVTRRMVRDGSRYFGPYTSAWAVQQTLDLLRKVFPYLTCDRIITGQDERACLYMDIKLCGGPCIGAVNQDQYRATIRQLMDFLDGKSDHIVQGIESRMEQAATDLQFEKAAEYRDQLKAIRRITARQKVIGSSDTDQDVIAFARDEGDACVQVFFIRHGKLIGREYFMLDNTEGESDPEILQEFLTQFYDDAAYIPKEVLLPNEIEEANIIEEWLRRKRNTKVTIQVPQRGKKRDLVKMATENAHDTLATIRQQWAADRSKHVQAITELQSALKLPAPPTRIECYDISHTQGTQTVGSMVVFVQGAPYKNDYRRFNVQTVNNDDYGAMREVLTRRFQRYQDTLSGELHDPGKIKARSERPVVWAMLPDLLLIDGGKGQLAVAQEVLRAFDLEGEVPLASLAKQEEELFVPGRTTSIFLPRRSEALFLVQRVRDEAHRFANEGHQKRRAKVGVASILDSIPGVGPRRRQILLRRFGSLEALREASVDEISAVPGIPVDVAMQIKTHLV, encoded by the coding sequence ATGAGCTATAAGCCGAGCGAGCGAATCAGCGAACTGTTGGGCAACCTGCCGACCAAGGCGGGCGTCTATCTGCACAAGGACGCCGACGGCAACGTGCTCTACGTCGGCAAGGCCATTAATTTGCGTAGCAGGGTGCGCTCCTATTTCCATAGCAACGTCGATTCAATCAAGACGCTGCGCCTGCGCCGCCAGATCGCCGACATCGAAGTCATTACCACGGAGACGGAACTGGAGGCGCTGTTGCTTGAGATGAACCTCATCAAGCAACACAAGCCACAGTTCAACGTGCGGCTGAAGGATGACAAGCGCTACCCCTATATCAAAGTCCATTGGGCCGATCCCTTCCCCAAGGTGACGGTCACGCGGCGCATGGTGCGCGACGGCTCGCGCTACTTTGGGCCATACACCTCGGCCTGGGCCGTGCAACAGACGCTCGACCTGTTGCGCAAGGTTTTCCCCTATCTGACCTGCGACCGCATCATCACCGGCCAGGACGAACGGGCCTGCCTCTATATGGATATCAAGCTGTGTGGTGGGCCGTGTATCGGCGCGGTCAATCAGGATCAATACCGGGCCACCATCCGCCAGTTGATGGATTTTCTCGACGGCAAATCGGACCACATCGTCCAGGGCATCGAATCGCGCATGGAGCAGGCGGCGACCGACCTGCAATTCGAGAAAGCGGCCGAATACCGCGACCAGCTTAAGGCTATCCGGCGCATCACCGCTCGCCAAAAGGTGATCGGCTCCAGCGACACCGACCAGGACGTGATCGCCTTCGCCCGCGACGAGGGGGATGCCTGCGTCCAGGTCTTTTTTATACGCCACGGCAAACTCATCGGCCGCGAGTATTTCATGCTGGACAACACCGAAGGGGAGAGCGACCCCGAAATCTTGCAGGAGTTCCTGACCCAGTTCTACGACGACGCGGCCTACATCCCCAAAGAGGTGCTGCTGCCCAACGAGATCGAGGAAGCCAATATCATCGAGGAGTGGCTGCGTCGCAAGCGCAATACCAAGGTGACGATTCAGGTGCCGCAGCGGGGCAAGAAGCGCGACCTGGTGAAGATGGCGACGGAGAACGCCCACGATACCCTGGCGACGATCCGCCAGCAGTGGGCCGCCGATCGCTCCAAGCACGTGCAGGCTATCACCGAGTTGCAAAGCGCCCTGAAGCTGCCCGCCCCGCCCACCCGCATCGAATGTTACGACATCAGTCACACCCAGGGCACGCAGACCGTCGGCTCGATGGTCGTCTTCGTGCAAGGCGCGCCGTACAAAAACGATTACCGGCGCTTCAACGTGCAGACCGTCAACAACGATGATTACGGGGCCATGCGCGAAGTGCTGACCCGCCGTTTCCAGCGCTATCAGGATACGTTGAGCGGCGAATTGCATGATCCGGGCAAGATCAAGGCCCGCTCTGAGCGGCCGGTGGTGTGGGCTATGTTGCCCGATCTGCTGCTCATCGACGGCGGCAAGGGGCAGTTGGCCGTGGCCCAGGAAGTGCTGCGCGCGTTCGATCTGGAAGGCGAGGTTCCTTTGGCGTCTCTGGCCAAACAGGAAGAAGAACTCTTCGTGCCCGGCCGCACCACCTCAATCTTCCTGCCCCGACGTTCCGAGGCGTTGTTCCTGGTGCAGCGCGTGCGCGACGAGGCCCACCGCTTCGCCAACGAGGGGCATCAAAAGCGGCGGGCCAAGGTGGGTGTGGCCTCCATTCTGGACAGCATCCCCGGCGTGGGGCCGCGGCGGCGGCAGATTTTGCTGCGGCGTTTCGGCTCGCTGGAGGCGCTGCGCGAGGCGTCGGTCGACGAAATATCGGCCGTGCCCGGCATTCCCGTAGACGTGGCAATGCAGATCAAAACCCACCTGGTCTGA
- the aroF gene encoding 3-deoxy-7-phosphoheptulonate synthase — MMDSVMEIRENQPAALTTAVALAPDLSVGGATVVIMAGPCAVESYEQTRLVAQEVARLGGRVLRGGAYKPRTSPHSFRGLGREGLEILRAVATEFDLLIVTEALGVEELPLVTEYSDIIQIGSRNMQHFPLLWAAGEQTKPVLLKRGFMSTIDEWLKAAEHIASRGNEQIILCERGIRTFETATRNTLDVNAIALVKQTTPFPVIADPSHGTGRADLVTAAARAAVAAGADGLLVEFHPDPPRALSDAEQTLPLTAWPGFRQQVAAIAQAMGREII, encoded by the coding sequence ATGATGGATTCCGTCATGGAAATAAGAGAGAACCAACCGGCGGCGCTCACCACGGCCGTCGCGCTTGCGCCCGACCTGAGCGTCGGCGGCGCGACGGTGGTCATCATGGCCGGGCCGTGCGCCGTGGAGAGCTACGAGCAGACGCGACTGGTGGCGCAGGAAGTCGCACGGCTGGGCGGCCGGGTGCTGCGCGGCGGAGCCTACAAGCCGCGCACGTCGCCCCACTCCTTTCGCGGGCTGGGGCGCGAGGGGCTGGAAATCTTGCGCGCCGTGGCGACCGAGTTCGATTTGCTCATTGTGACCGAAGCACTGGGCGTGGAGGAACTGCCGCTGGTGACCGAATACAGCGACATCATCCAGATCGGCAGCCGCAATATGCAACACTTCCCGCTGCTGTGGGCGGCCGGCGAGCAGACAAAGCCGGTACTGCTGAAGCGCGGCTTTATGTCAACTATTGACGAATGGCTTAAGGCGGCCGAGCACATCGCCAGCCGGGGAAACGAGCAGATCATCCTCTGCGAGCGCGGTATCCGCACCTTTGAAACGGCTACGCGAAATACATTGGACGTGAACGCCATCGCCCTGGTCAAGCAGACGACTCCCTTCCCCGTAATCGCCGATCCCAGTCATGGCACGGGTCGGGCTGATTTGGTAACGGCCGCAGCCCGCGCCGCCGTGGCCGCCGGGGCCGATGGCCTGCTGGTCGAGTTCCACCCCGACCCGCCGCGCGCCCTGTCCGATGCCGAGCAGACGTTGCCGCTCACCGCCTGGCCGGGGTTCCGGCAGCAAGTGGCCGCCATTGCCCAGGCGATGGGCCGCGAAATAATCTAA
- the menE gene encoding o-succinylbenzoate--CoA ligase has protein sequence MNNDVIDSFPIGADWLQARATASPSAVALMAGGRVYTYGQLDELASRLCANLLHENLMPGDHVGLLMPNAPAAVVAVFALARLGAVLVPLNTRLTPGEVAWQLQRADCPHLLCAESLAATGREAAGERIPIHLLPVGGDAFAAWLAARPAYTTNGLPAERPPLQAIVFTSGTTGFPKGAMITYANHFWSAVGSAFKLGIRPDDRWLACLPLYHVGGLAILWRACLYGTAVILHDGFRPAAILDSLAHDGATIVSLVPTMLQRLLDAGLSAATAPALRLILLGGAAADPSLLAEAANAGLPVAVTYGLTETTSQVATMMPSDARAKPGSPGRPLLFTRVDVVDDDGRPAAANTPGEIVVSGPTVMAGYYGDAEATAAVLRDGRLHTGDAGTLDDDGDLWLLDRRGDLIVSGGENVYPAEVERVLRAHPAVAAACVVGLPHAEWGQQVAAMVVPKEQATLTETELVAHCRRELAGYKLPRHIAFVEALPLTGSGKVQRAAVAQLLAERRETA, from the coding sequence GTGAACAATGACGTGATCGACAGCTTCCCCATTGGCGCTGACTGGCTTCAGGCCCGCGCCACGGCGTCCCCCTCGGCGGTGGCGCTCATGGCCGGGGGGCGCGTCTACACCTATGGCCAACTGGATGAGCTGGCGTCACGTCTCTGCGCCAATTTACTACACGAAAACTTGATGCCGGGCGACCACGTTGGCCTGCTGATGCCCAACGCGCCGGCGGCCGTGGTTGCCGTCTTCGCCCTGGCCCGCCTGGGGGCCGTTCTCGTGCCGCTGAACACCCGCCTCACGCCGGGCGAGGTGGCCTGGCAATTGCAGCGGGCCGATTGCCCCCATTTGCTCTGCGCCGAGTCGCTGGCCGCCACCGGTAGGGAAGCGGCCGGTGAGAGAATCCCCATCCATCTGTTGCCGGTCGGGGGCGACGCATTCGCGGCGTGGCTGGCGGCTCGCCCGGCTTACACAACGAACGGGCTGCCGGCGGAGCGCCCACCGTTGCAGGCCATCGTCTTCACTTCCGGCACGACCGGCTTCCCCAAGGGAGCGATGATTACCTATGCCAACCACTTCTGGAGCGCCGTCGGCTCGGCCTTCAAACTGGGGATCCGGCCGGATGATCGCTGGTTGGCCTGCCTGCCGCTCTACCACGTCGGCGGACTGGCGATCCTGTGGCGCGCCTGTCTCTACGGCACGGCCGTCATCCTCCACGATGGTTTTCGCCCGGCGGCCATCCTCGACAGCCTAGCCCACGACGGCGCGACCATCGTTTCGCTCGTGCCGACCATGCTCCAGCGCTTGCTTGACGCCGGGCTGTCGGCGGCCACGGCCCCGGCGCTGCGCCTGATCCTGCTCGGCGGCGCGGCGGCCGACCCGTCGCTCCTGGCCGAGGCTGCCAATGCCGGTCTGCCCGTGGCCGTCACCTATGGCCTGACCGAAACCACCTCGCAGGTGGCGACGATGATGCCGTCCGACGCGCGGGCCAAGCCGGGTAGCCCTGGGCGGCCGTTGCTTTTCACGCGCGTCGATGTGGTGGATGACGACGGCCGCCCGGCAGCGGCCAACACGCCGGGCGAGATCGTCGTCAGCGGCCCGACGGTGATGGCCGGCTACTACGGCGATGCCGAGGCGACAGCAGCCGTCCTGCGCGACGGCCGCCTGCACACCGGCGACGCGGGTACTCTCGACGACGACGGCGATCTGTGGCTGCTCGACCGCCGCGGCGATTTGATCGTCAGCGGCGGCGAGAACGTCTACCCGGCCGAAGTCGAGCGCGTCCTGCGCGCCCATCCGGCGGTGGCCGCGGCCTGCGTCGTCGGTCTGCCCCATGCCGAATGGGGGCAGCAGGTGGCGGCGATGGTCGTGCCCAAGGAACAGGCGACGTTGACCGAGACCGAGCTTGTGGCCCATTGCCGCCGCGAGTTGGCCGGTTACAAGCTGCCGCGCCATATCGCCTTTGTCGAGGCTCTGCCGCTGACCGGCTCCGGCAAAGTGCAGCGCGCCGCGGTGGCTCAACTGCTGGCCGAGCGGCGGGAGACGGCATGA
- the menH gene encoding 2-succinyl-6-hydroxy-2,4-cyclohexadiene-1-carboxylate synthase — MNQRFVSVDGLRYGIAEIGAGEPLILLHGFTGSAAAWREPAAFFAAHYRVMAIDLPGHGRSDAPPAIDRYRMERVAADLVQVLASVDAQTAHWLGYSMGGRLALYVARYYPAQVRALILESASPGLAEAAERQTRRTQDAALADRIENEGIPAFVAAWERLPLFATQVRLPADVLARQRAQRLGNSARGLAGSLRGMGTGAQPSLWAELPAVVGPVLLLAGELDEKFAAINRRMVAAMPAAELRLVADAGHAVHLEQPVVFQQLVLDFLRQTSEDGGQDLTGAEQDDEQQRRQRHLLEPRVEGR; from the coding sequence ATGAACCAGCGGTTCGTAAGCGTAGACGGCCTGCGCTATGGCATCGCAGAGATCGGGGCGGGTGAGCCGCTGATCTTGTTGCACGGCTTCACCGGCAGCGCGGCGGCGTGGCGGGAACCCGCGGCCTTTTTTGCCGCGCACTATCGGGTGATGGCCATCGACCTGCCCGGTCATGGCCGGAGCGATGCGCCGCCGGCGATCGACCGTTACCGGATGGAGCGCGTGGCCGCCGATCTGGTCCAAGTGTTAGCTTCGGTAGACGCGCAAACGGCGCACTGGCTGGGCTATTCGATGGGCGGCCGGTTGGCGCTCTACGTCGCTCGGTATTATCCGGCCCAGGTGCGCGCGCTCATCCTGGAAAGCGCTTCGCCCGGTCTGGCCGAAGCCGCCGAACGCCAGACCCGCCGCACCCAGGACGCCGCGCTGGCCGACCGCATCGAAAACGAGGGCATCCCGGCCTTCGTGGCCGCGTGGGAACGGCTGCCACTCTTCGCCACGCAAGTGCGTCTCCCGGCCGACGTGTTGGCCCGGCAACGCGCCCAACGCTTGGGGAATTCGGCGCGCGGGCTGGCCGGTAGCTTGCGGGGCATGGGGACCGGGGCGCAACCCTCGCTGTGGGCTGAATTGCCGGCGGTGGTCGGGCCGGTGCTGCTGCTGGCCGGGGAACTGGATGAGAAGTTCGCGGCCATCAACCGGCGCATGGTTGCCGCCATGCCCGCGGCCGAGCTGCGGCTGGTGGCCGATGCCGGACACGCCGTACACCTGGAGCAACCGGTAGTTTTCCAACAATTGGTGCTGGATTTCTTGCGGCAAACCTCAGAGGACGGCGGCCAAGATTTGACCGGCGCTGAACAGGATGACGAACAGCAGCGCCGCCAGCGACATCTGCTTGAGCCACGGGTTGAGGGTCGGTAG
- a CDS encoding phosphoribosylanthranilate isomerase gives MTAVVKVKICGITRVADGLAALDGGADYLGFILYPPSPRAVTAEDVAAIVDSLHDARPALFARPEPPLLVGVFVNEIAEDMAAVLDGCRLDLAQLSGNEAAHLLTEPTSPLAGRAYKAIRPATLADALTLSNRYAMPDLADRSPHMPQLLLDTPHGHLYGGSGQTGDWALAAELATAMPRLMLAGGLNPDNVAQAVRQAQPYAVDVAGGVEAAPGVKDHDRVRTFISRAKTA, from the coding sequence GTGACCGCCGTGGTTAAGGTCAAGATTTGCGGCATCACCCGCGTCGCCGACGGGCTGGCCGCTCTGGACGGCGGCGCGGACTACCTGGGCTTTATCCTCTACCCGCCCAGCCCGCGCGCCGTCACGGCCGAAGACGTGGCGGCGATCGTGGACAGCCTCCACGACGCGCGGCCCGCCCTGTTCGCCCGGCCGGAGCCGCCCCTACTGGTGGGCGTCTTTGTCAACGAGATAGCCGAAGACATGGCCGCCGTGCTGGACGGTTGCCGCCTCGACCTGGCCCAACTGAGCGGCAATGAGGCTGCCCACTTGCTGACCGAGCCGACCTCCCCCCTGGCGGGCCGGGCTTATAAGGCTATCCGTCCGGCGACATTGGCCGACGCGCTCACCTTGTCTAATCGCTACGCCATGCCTGACCTGGCCGACCGCTCGCCCCACATGCCCCAACTCCTGCTCGATACGCCGCACGGCCACTTGTACGGCGGCTCCGGCCAGACCGGCGACTGGGCATTGGCCGCCGAGCTGGCGACGGCCATGCCGCGCCTCATGCTGGCCGGCGGCCTCAACCCAGACAACGTGGCCCAGGCCGTGCGGCAGGCCCAGCCGTATGCCGTGGACGTGGCCGGCGGCGTGGAAGCCGCGCCGGGAGTCAAGGATCACGACCGGGTGCGGACGTTTATCAGCCGGGCCAAAACCGCCTGA